The following proteins are co-located in the Micromonospora coriariae genome:
- a CDS encoding winged helix-turn-helix domain-containing protein — translation MVAHLDGPSLARLRLAISPASEVTSWLRAALSRFGHPVHGDPGPAARAALRHPDVALVAALVTPPGRLGYTPDLLTPKPPLGPLDAVFDQQLTAMAATPADEVATQVHERFPAGAMPARVRAAVEDGTLARRVTDGLRHFWRAALAEQWPAVRAALEAELAARATTMATAGVGGMLNSLHPKVGWTGRSLTIDSSYRITTALTGAELVLAPSALAWPQLSTQLCDEGNAVLVYPIGAGRAQPRRAGRLGDLVGASRAAILADLDVPRSTGQLSERHRLAPATVSYHLGVLLRSGLVVRARERHSVLYRRSEHGDELVGCRQGATRSASRRNTA, via the coding sequence ATGGTCGCGCATCTGGACGGCCCGAGCCTCGCCCGGCTGCGGTTGGCGATCTCGCCGGCCTCGGAGGTGACGTCCTGGCTGCGGGCGGCGCTCTCGCGGTTCGGGCATCCGGTGCACGGCGATCCCGGCCCGGCCGCCCGCGCCGCACTGCGGCACCCCGACGTGGCCCTGGTCGCGGCGCTGGTGACGCCGCCCGGCCGGCTCGGTTACACGCCGGACCTGCTCACGCCGAAGCCGCCGCTGGGCCCGCTCGACGCGGTCTTCGACCAGCAGTTGACGGCCATGGCGGCGACGCCCGCCGACGAGGTGGCGACGCAGGTGCACGAGCGGTTCCCGGCGGGCGCGATGCCGGCGCGGGTCCGCGCGGCGGTCGAGGACGGCACGCTCGCCCGGCGGGTCACCGACGGGCTGCGCCACTTCTGGCGGGCCGCGCTCGCCGAGCAGTGGCCGGCGGTGCGGGCCGCGCTGGAGGCCGAACTGGCCGCGCGGGCCACCACCATGGCCACCGCCGGGGTGGGCGGCATGCTGAACAGCCTGCACCCGAAGGTCGGCTGGACCGGCAGGTCGCTGACCATCGACAGCTCGTACCGGATCACCACGGCGCTGACCGGCGCGGAACTGGTGCTCGCGCCGTCGGCGCTGGCCTGGCCGCAGCTGTCCACCCAGCTCTGCGACGAGGGCAACGCTGTGCTGGTCTACCCGATCGGCGCCGGGCGGGCGCAGCCGCGCCGGGCGGGCCGGCTCGGTGACCTGGTCGGTGCGAGCCGCGCGGCGATCCTCGCGGACCTGGACGTGCCCCGGTCCACCGGGCAGCTCAGCGAGCGGCACCGGCTGGCGCCGGCCACCGTCTCCTACCACCTGGGGGTGCTGCTGCGCTCCGGCCTCGTGGTCCGCGCGCGGGAACGGCACAGCGTGCTCTACCGGCGGTCCGAGCACGGGGACGAGCTGGTCGGCTGCCGTCAGGGCGCGACGCGCTCGGCGAGCCGACGGAACACCGCCTGA
- a CDS encoding helix-turn-helix transcriptional regulator: MTDLRRDELAAFLRARRARLRPAEVGLPEGERRRTPGLRRQEVAQLAGMSIDYYIRLEQGRGPHPSRQVLAAMARALLLSRDEREYLFRIAGENPLPVGGPSREVTPGLRHLIDAMTETPAYLVDAAYQVLAWNRLATYFVGDLAAVPDADRNMIRWTFRRPVTDSRWSDAESICFVRSTVADLRAAYGRYPADPAIRELVTELLGTSPRFARLWAEHDVEERRPIVKRVPHPELGALEFECRVLHVPETDQRMIVYVPEPGSPTQAVFRRLAERVAP; the protein is encoded by the coding sequence ATGACCGACCTACGTCGTGACGAACTGGCGGCGTTCCTGCGCGCCCGCCGCGCCCGGCTGCGCCCCGCCGAGGTCGGGCTCCCCGAGGGCGAACGCCGACGCACCCCCGGGCTTCGCCGCCAGGAGGTGGCCCAACTCGCCGGTATGTCGATCGACTACTACATTCGGCTGGAACAGGGCAGGGGGCCGCACCCGTCCCGGCAGGTGCTCGCCGCGATGGCCCGGGCACTGCTGCTCAGCCGGGACGAGCGCGAGTATCTGTTCCGGATCGCCGGGGAGAATCCGCTGCCGGTCGGCGGACCGAGCCGGGAGGTGACCCCGGGGCTGCGGCACCTGATCGACGCGATGACCGAGACCCCGGCGTACCTCGTCGACGCCGCGTACCAGGTGCTGGCCTGGAATCGTCTGGCCACGTACTTCGTGGGTGACCTCGCGGCCGTGCCGGACGCGGACCGCAACATGATCCGCTGGACCTTCCGGCGCCCGGTGACCGACAGCCGCTGGTCCGACGCGGAAAGTATCTGCTTCGTCCGCAGCACAGTGGCGGACCTGCGGGCCGCCTACGGCCGCTACCCGGCCGACCCGGCGATCCGCGAGCTGGTCACCGAGCTGCTCGGCACCTCGCCCCGGTTCGCGCGGCTCTGGGCCGAGCACGACGTCGAGGAGCGCCGCCCGATCGTCAAGCGGGTGCCGCACCCCGAGCTGGGGGCGTTGGAGTTCGAGTGCCGGGTGCTGCACGTGCCGGAGACCGACCAGCGGATGATCGTCTACGTCCCCGAGCCCGGCTCACCCACTCAGGCGGTGTTCCGTCGGCTCGCCGAGCGCGTCGCGCCCTGA
- a CDS encoding SDR family oxidoreductase codes for MTTNTIALITGANRGIGLATAEQLGARGMTVLVGARDAERGRAAQEKLRAGGADARFVPLDVTDAESVAAAAKLVESEYGRLDVLVNNAGIILADGTLGLPSETTVATLRRVFETNVFGVAAVTNALLPLLLRAPAARIVNVSSEVGSIAVMTDPDGALFALTSVPYPSSKSALNMLTAMYAKELRDTPIKVNAANPGYCATDLNGNSGFRTAEQGAEVSVHLATLPADGPSGLLWGFQMDAGGGYGVLPW; via the coding sequence ATGACGACGAACACGATCGCCCTGATCACCGGGGCCAACAGGGGAATCGGCCTGGCCACGGCCGAGCAGCTCGGCGCGCGGGGCATGACGGTGCTGGTGGGTGCCCGGGACGCCGAGCGGGGCCGGGCCGCGCAGGAGAAGCTTCGCGCCGGCGGCGCGGACGCCCGGTTCGTGCCGCTGGACGTCACCGACGCCGAGTCGGTGGCGGCCGCCGCGAAGCTGGTCGAGTCGGAGTACGGCCGGTTGGACGTGCTGGTCAACAACGCCGGCATCATCCTCGCCGACGGTACGTTGGGGCTGCCCAGCGAGACGACCGTGGCGACACTGCGCCGCGTGTTCGAGACGAACGTTTTCGGGGTGGCGGCGGTGACCAACGCGCTGCTGCCGCTGCTGCTCCGGGCACCCGCGGCCCGGATCGTCAACGTCTCCAGCGAGGTCGGCTCGATCGCGGTGATGACCGACCCGGACGGCGCGCTGTTCGCGCTGACCTCCGTGCCGTACCCGTCGTCGAAGTCGGCGCTGAACATGCTCACCGCCATGTACGCCAAGGAGCTGCGGGACACCCCGATCAAGGTGAACGCGGCGAACCCGGGCTACTGCGCCACCGACCTCAACGGCAACAGCGGCTTCCGCACCGCCGAGCAGGGCGCCGAGGTGAGCGTGCACCTGGCGACGCTGCCGGCGGACGGGCCGAGCGGGCTGCTCTGGGGCTTCCAGATGGACGCCGGCGGCGGGTACGGGGTGCTGCCCTGGTGA
- a CDS encoding aldo/keto reductase — translation MLYRTIGTDPATRREVSVLSLGAMLFGSVTDETTSYAILDRYVEAGGTFIDTSDNYAFWVDDGQGGQSEELLGRWRRSRGVGSEIVIATKLGARPLAPGTSYLDNAEGLSAKVIRESAERSRDRLGVERLDLLYAHIEDRTVPLAETVEGFAELVGEGTVGLLGASNHRAWRVERARALAAAAGLPGYEVLQYHRSYLPNRTDLASALDPDGEPGGVSGDLLSYLRAEPELTLVAYSPLLKGAFTRADKPLSEAYDLPSAPRRLAALREVAGETGATVNQVVLAWLLGGDLPSIPLVGASSVAQLEESLAAVDLELTAEQRHRLDTTW, via the coding sequence ATGCTGTACCGCACGATCGGCACCGACCCGGCGACCCGGCGCGAGGTCAGCGTGCTCAGCCTCGGCGCGATGCTGTTCGGCAGCGTCACCGACGAGACCACCTCGTACGCGATCCTCGACCGGTACGTCGAGGCCGGCGGCACCTTCATCGACACGTCGGACAACTACGCGTTCTGGGTGGACGACGGGCAGGGCGGGCAGAGCGAGGAGCTGCTCGGCCGGTGGCGGCGCAGCCGGGGCGTCGGCTCCGAGATCGTCATCGCCACCAAGCTGGGGGCCCGCCCGCTGGCCCCGGGGACCAGCTACCTGGACAACGCCGAGGGCCTGTCCGCGAAGGTGATCCGCGAGTCCGCCGAGCGCAGCCGGGACCGGCTCGGCGTGGAACGGCTGGACCTGCTCTACGCGCACATCGAGGATCGGACGGTGCCGCTGGCGGAGACCGTGGAGGGCTTCGCCGAGCTGGTCGGCGAGGGAACGGTGGGCCTGCTGGGGGCGAGCAACCACCGGGCGTGGCGGGTCGAGCGGGCCCGCGCGCTGGCCGCCGCGGCCGGCCTGCCCGGGTACGAGGTGCTCCAGTACCACCGCAGCTACCTGCCGAACCGCACCGACCTGGCCAGCGCGCTGGACCCGGACGGCGAGCCGGGTGGCGTCAGCGGCGACCTGCTCAGCTACCTGCGCGCCGAGCCGGAGCTGACCCTGGTGGCGTACTCGCCGCTGCTCAAGGGAGCGTTCACCCGGGCGGACAAGCCGCTCAGCGAGGCGTACGACCTGCCGAGCGCGCCGCGCCGGCTGGCCGCGCTGCGCGAGGTGGCCGGTGAGACCGGCGCGACGGTCAACCAGGTGGTGCTGGCCTGGTTGCTGGGCGGCGACCTGCCGTCGATCCCGCTGGTGGGCGCGTCCTCGGTGGCTCAGCTGGAGGAGAGCCTGGCCGCGGTGGACCTGGAGCTGACCGCCGAGCAGCGGCACCGCCTCGACACCACCTGGTGA
- a CDS encoding GNAT family N-acetyltransferase translates to MAQVRIEPWHEDDLDLLRQLNSPDTRKHTGGPETDEQVLARHDRYVHFAEGGQGCMFTLVLPDGARAGSVGYWAREWREQPVYEMGWAVLPAYRGQGLATAAVLAVADVARARRTRRYAHAYPSVDNPASNAVCRKAGFTLLGETGFEYPPGHMMRANDWQLDLTAPPATG, encoded by the coding sequence ATGGCGCAGGTACGCATCGAACCGTGGCACGAGGACGACCTCGACCTGCTGCGGCAGCTCAACTCACCGGACACGCGCAAGCACACCGGCGGGCCGGAGACCGACGAGCAGGTGCTCGCCCGGCACGACCGCTACGTGCACTTCGCCGAGGGCGGGCAGGGCTGCATGTTCACCCTGGTGCTGCCGGACGGCGCGCGAGCGGGCAGCGTCGGCTACTGGGCCCGGGAGTGGCGCGAGCAGCCGGTGTACGAGATGGGCTGGGCGGTGCTGCCCGCGTACCGGGGACAGGGGCTGGCCACCGCCGCGGTGCTCGCGGTCGCCGACGTGGCCCGCGCCCGGCGGACCCGCCGCTACGCGCACGCCTACCCCTCGGTCGACAACCCGGCCTCGAACGCGGTCTGTCGCAAGGCAGGCTTCACACTGCTCGGCGAGACCGGCTTCGAATACCCGCCGGGGCACATGATGCGCGCCAACGACTGGCAGCTCGACCTGACCGCCCCGCCGGCGACGGGCTGA
- a CDS encoding NADPH-dependent FMN reductase produces the protein MTPLRIAVIIGSTREGRAGDRVTRWFVDQAERHDDLAVTVVDLTEYDFPASYPAEPTASIRAFVREVSRADAFVVVTPEYNHSFPAPLKQAIDYAYDEWQAKPVGFVSYGCRSTGLHAVDQLRTVFTALHAMTVRDVVGIDLLAGEQTPHCTDELRRDARVLLDQLRWWGLALRDGRAARPYVS, from the coding sequence ATGACGCCGCTCAGGATCGCCGTGATCATCGGCAGCACCCGGGAGGGGCGGGCCGGGGACCGGGTCACCCGCTGGTTCGTCGACCAGGCCGAGCGGCACGACGACCTCGCGGTGACGGTCGTTGACCTGACCGAGTACGACTTTCCGGCCAGCTACCCCGCCGAGCCGACCGCTTCCATCCGGGCGTTCGTCCGCGAGGTGAGCCGGGCGGACGCGTTCGTAGTGGTCACCCCGGAGTACAACCACAGCTTCCCGGCACCCTTGAAACAGGCGATCGACTACGCGTATGACGAGTGGCAGGCCAAGCCGGTCGGCTTCGTGTCGTACGGCTGCCGGTCCACCGGCCTGCACGCGGTCGACCAGCTGCGCACGGTCTTCACGGCGCTGCACGCGATGACGGTGCGCGACGTCGTCGGCATCGACCTGCTCGCCGGCGAGCAGACGCCGCACTGCACCGACGAGCTGCGCCGCGACGCCCGCGTCCTGCTCGACCAGCTCCGCTGGTGGGGTCTGGCGTTGCGCGACGGCCGCGCCGCCCGGCCCTACGTCTCCTGA
- a CDS encoding ATP-binding cassette domain-containing protein — protein sequence MSRRTTGLAIEAEGLTRSFGDTRALAGIDLQVPAGTVYGLLGPNGAGKTTAVRVLATLLRPDGGTARVFGHDVVTEADAVRSRVSLTGQYASVDEDLTGTENLVLLARLLGLRKPAARERAAALLAAFGLTEASDRQVKKYSGGMRRRIDIAASILNTPDLLFLDEPTTGLDPRSRNQVWEIVRAVVAHGTTVLLTTQYLDEADQLAGRIAVVDHGRVIAEGTPGELKSSVGSGTVHLRLRDPGQRPEAEKVLHAALGVPVQLEADPVALLARVGEAGSDLDASAQAARALGDLARAGIVVDDFSLGQPSLDEVFLALTDHPAVPADERDDQLEAAR from the coding sequence ATGAGTAGACGCACCACCGGCCTGGCCATCGAGGCCGAAGGGCTCACCCGCTCGTTCGGGGACACCCGGGCGCTGGCCGGCATCGACCTGCAGGTGCCCGCCGGCACCGTCTACGGCCTGCTCGGCCCGAACGGGGCGGGCAAGACCACCGCAGTGCGGGTGCTCGCGACGCTGCTGCGACCCGACGGCGGCACGGCCCGGGTCTTCGGGCACGACGTCGTCACCGAGGCCGACGCGGTCCGCAGCCGGGTCAGCCTCACCGGCCAGTACGCCTCGGTCGACGAGGACCTGACCGGCACCGAGAACCTGGTGCTCCTGGCCCGCCTGCTCGGCCTGCGCAAGCCGGCCGCCCGCGAGCGCGCGGCGGCCCTGCTCGCCGCGTTCGGCCTGACCGAGGCGAGCGACCGCCAGGTGAAGAAGTACTCCGGCGGGATGCGGCGGCGCATCGACATCGCCGCCAGCATCCTCAACACCCCCGACCTGCTCTTCCTCGACGAGCCGACCACCGGCCTGGATCCGCGCAGCCGAAACCAGGTGTGGGAAATCGTCCGGGCCGTGGTGGCACACGGCACGACGGTGCTGCTGACCACCCAGTACCTGGATGAGGCCGACCAGCTCGCCGGGCGGATCGCGGTCGTCGACCACGGCCGGGTGATCGCGGAGGGCACCCCGGGCGAGCTGAAGTCGTCGGTCGGCTCCGGCACCGTCCACCTGCGACTGCGTGACCCCGGGCAGCGGCCCGAGGCGGAGAAGGTGCTCCATGCGGCATTGGGCGTACCGGTGCAGCTCGAAGCCGACCCGGTCGCGCTGCTCGCCCGTGTCGGCGAGGCCGGCAGCGACCTCGACGCCAGCGCGCAGGCCGCCCGCGCGCTCGGCGACCTTGCCCGCGCCGGCATCGTCGTCGACGACTTCTCCCTCGGCCAGCCGAGCCTCGACGAGGTCTTCCTGGCCCTGACCGACCACCCTGCCGTGCCCGCCGACGAGCGGGACGACCAGCTGGAGGCAGCCCGATGA
- a CDS encoding ABC transporter permease, translating to MSNATTTTTERAPSVYVPSAEALATVLAPGARPPRPSALGASLTFGWRAMLKIKHVPEQLFDVTAFPIIMVLMFTYLFGGALADSPRDYLQFFLPGIMVTSVVMITMYTGVGLNTDIEKGIFDRFRTLPVWRPAALVGMIFGDVLRYILAALVILGVGLALGFRPDGGVAGVAAGIGLLVVFSFAFSWVWTFFGLVLRSEKSVMGVSMMVLFPLTFLSNVFVEPSTMPGWLQAFVNVNPVTQLVAAVRAAMAGTSDASSTMWLLAWSAGFVVVFGTLTMYRYNRR from the coding sequence ATGAGCAACGCCACCACCACCACGACCGAACGGGCGCCGTCGGTCTACGTGCCGTCCGCCGAGGCGCTGGCGACCGTGCTCGCGCCCGGTGCCCGACCGCCCCGACCGAGCGCGCTGGGCGCGTCGCTCACCTTCGGCTGGCGGGCCATGTTGAAGATCAAGCACGTGCCGGAGCAGCTCTTCGACGTGACCGCGTTCCCGATCATCATGGTGCTGATGTTCACGTACCTGTTCGGTGGCGCCCTGGCCGACAGCCCGCGCGACTACCTGCAGTTCTTCCTGCCCGGCATCATGGTGACCAGCGTCGTGATGATCACCATGTACACCGGCGTCGGCCTCAACACCGACATCGAGAAGGGCATCTTCGACCGCTTCCGGACGCTGCCGGTCTGGCGGCCGGCCGCCCTGGTCGGCATGATCTTCGGCGACGTGCTGCGCTACATCCTCGCCGCCCTGGTGATCCTCGGCGTCGGGCTGGCGCTCGGGTTCCGGCCCGACGGCGGGGTGGCCGGCGTGGCCGCCGGGATCGGGCTGCTGGTGGTCTTCTCGTTCGCGTTCTCCTGGGTGTGGACGTTCTTCGGGCTGGTCCTGCGCAGCGAGAAGTCGGTGATGGGCGTCAGCATGATGGTGCTGTTCCCGTTGACGTTCCTGAGCAACGTCTTCGTCGAGCCGAGCACCATGCCCGGCTGGCTCCAGGCGTTCGTGAACGTCAACCCGGTGACGCAGCTGGTCGCCGCCGTCCGCGCGGCGATGGCCGGCACGTCGGATGCGTCCAGCACGATGTGGTTGCTGGCGTGGAGCGCCGGGTTCGTGGTCGTCTTTGGCACGCTGACCATGTACCGCTACAACCGCCGCTGA
- a CDS encoding SgcJ/EcaC family oxidoreductase, which translates to MTADDRDLRDLFDRLMQAWTDNDAVAYGACFTEDSDYVSYDGTRAIGRLDMQNAHDRLFRGVLAGSALVGDLESIRHIAPGVAILHGTASVLMPWRAKLPKRRLSRQTLVAVRTEHGWLFTALHNGRVRPVRIPAPESLPSRMAQAMGHAARRLGVGRASEQGQRRL; encoded by the coding sequence ATGACAGCCGACGACCGTGACCTCAGGGATCTGTTCGACCGGCTCATGCAGGCCTGGACCGACAACGACGCCGTCGCCTACGGCGCCTGCTTCACCGAGGACTCCGATTACGTCTCCTACGACGGCACCCGCGCCATCGGACGACTCGACATGCAGAACGCTCACGACCGGCTCTTCCGGGGGGTGCTTGCCGGATCGGCACTCGTCGGCGACCTCGAGTCGATCCGGCACATTGCTCCGGGGGTGGCGATCCTCCACGGCACGGCCTCGGTGCTGATGCCCTGGCGTGCGAAGCTGCCGAAGCGACGCCTGTCCCGGCAGACGCTGGTCGCCGTGCGCACCGAACATGGCTGGCTGTTCACGGCTCTACACAACGGAAGGGTGCGCCCGGTGCGAATCCCGGCCCCGGAATCGCTACCCTCTCGTATGGCTCAGGCCATGGGCCACGCCGCACGCCGCCTTGGGGTCGGCCGGGCGTCAGAGCAGGGTCAGCGGCGGTTGTAG
- a CDS encoding MarR family transcriptional regulator produces MTEDYDIRRFRMSKDALIRDVAMHVRLLQQSFDAFEEAAAARLGLNRTDLRALDLLLANGGPMSAGELTSALKLSPAATTTVIDRLERAGLVSRIRDSENRRRVLVSATDAARTIEQDIYLPVGAAGAQALGRYDEDQLATILDFLHTASQVQEEQARRVSEPPAQSRQGSGSGGR; encoded by the coding sequence ATGACCGAAGACTACGATATCAGAAGGTTTCGAATGTCGAAAGATGCACTGATCCGTGACGTCGCGATGCACGTGCGGCTGCTCCAACAGAGCTTCGACGCCTTCGAGGAAGCTGCCGCCGCTCGGCTCGGGCTCAACCGCACGGACCTTCGCGCGCTGGATCTCCTCCTGGCCAACGGTGGTCCGATGTCGGCGGGGGAACTCACCAGCGCCCTCAAGCTCAGCCCAGCTGCGACCACCACGGTCATCGACCGCCTGGAGCGGGCCGGCCTGGTCAGCCGTATCCGGGACTCCGAAAACCGACGGCGGGTCCTGGTCAGCGCCACGGACGCCGCACGCACCATCGAACAGGACATCTACCTACCCGTCGGCGCCGCCGGCGCACAGGCCCTCGGCAGGTACGACGAGGACCAACTCGCGACGATCCTCGACTTCCTCCACACCGCCAGCCAAGTGCAGGAAGAGCAGGCGAGACGGGTCAGTGAACCACCGGCTCAGAGCCGCCAGGGAAGCGGCTCGGGCGGCAGATAA